A window from Thermithiobacillus tepidarius DSM 3134 encodes these proteins:
- a CDS encoding glycosyltransferase family 2 protein codes for MSITAEAQKSLVSVIIPTYNRPKYLPAAIASAVAQTYRNIEIIVSDNASPESPESLVRSFNDPRIRFRRNGTNVGMLANFLAAVREAKGKYVAFLHDDDTWLPEFLERLVPALEESPDLVLAFSDLHLMDAKGAIDRAATERHKLHYNRGGLGQGIYKPFIRLGLVDRAVPAVMSTIYRKDAIDWNAFPPESEHTYDLYLTYLACRDGQGAYYCPERLTNYRVHESQVTNTGRLKLAKSFVFCYEQFLKDERLRAYHPEFRKRLAFHQEALGCALLRAGQAHESRQALLKAIRGGRVNLHTVGALMVGAAPKPLSSHIVDDKKKPPVTLPPATVSQAGGQKA; via the coding sequence ATGTCCATCACGGCAGAAGCACAAAAATCCTTGGTAAGCGTCATTATTCCAACCTATAACCGTCCGAAATACCTGCCGGCCGCCATCGCCAGCGCCGTTGCCCAGACCTATCGCAACATCGAGATCATCGTCTCCGACAATGCCAGTCCGGAGAGCCCGGAATCGCTGGTCCGCAGCTTCAACGACCCGCGCATCCGCTTCCGCCGCAACGGCACCAACGTCGGCATGCTGGCCAACTTCCTGGCCGCCGTGCGGGAGGCCAAGGGCAAGTACGTCGCCTTTCTCCACGATGACGACACCTGGCTGCCCGAGTTCCTGGAACGTCTGGTCCCGGCACTGGAGGAAAGCCCGGATCTGGTGCTGGCTTTCTCCGACCTGCATTTGATGGATGCCAAAGGCGCCATCGACCGCGCCGCGACCGAAAGGCACAAGCTCCACTACAATCGCGGCGGCCTGGGCCAGGGCATCTACAAGCCTTTCATTCGGCTGGGCCTGGTGGACCGCGCCGTGCCCGCGGTCATGAGCACCATTTATCGCAAGGACGCCATCGACTGGAACGCTTTCCCGCCGGAGTCCGAGCATACCTACGATCTGTACCTGACCTACCTCGCCTGCCGCGACGGGCAGGGGGCCTACTATTGCCCCGAGCGCCTCACCAACTACCGGGTCCACGAATCCCAGGTGACCAATACCGGCCGCCTCAAGCTGGCCAAGTCCTTCGTCTTCTGCTACGAGCAGTTCCTCAAGGACGAACGCCTGCGCGCCTATCACCCCGAGTTCCGGAAAAGGCTCGCCTTCCACCAGGAAGCGCTGGGTTGCGCCCTCCTGCGTGCCGGCCAGGCCCACGAATCGCGCCAGGCGCTGCTGAAGGCGATCAGAGGCGGGCGCGTCAATCTGCACACCGTCGGCGCGCTCATGGTGGGAGCGGCTCCCAAGCCGCTCAGCAGCCATATCGTGGATGACAAAAAAAAGCCGCCGGTGACCCTGCCGCCTGCCACCGTGTCCCAGGCCGGAGGCCAGAAGGCGTGA
- a CDS encoding NAD(P)H-dependent oxidoreductase gives MIIVDKALQRREDEGNPIRIGMVGAGFMGRGIALQILSAMVGMRLVAISNRNPAEAERAYREAGADEVRPVATVAQLEDAVARGQYAVTDDAMLLCEAGNIDAIIEVTGDVEFGAHVVMRAIEHGKHVVLMNAELDGTIGPILKVYADRAGVVLTNADGDQPGVIMNLYRFVKSIGCNPIMAGNIKGLHDPHRNPETQKAFAAKYHQKPHMVSSFADGTKVSFEMAIIANNTGFRVGKRGMYGPDCAHVTEAAKLFPLEQMLNGGLVDYIVGAEPGPGVFILGYQEHPIQQRYLKLYKLGDGPLYTFYTPYHLCHFEAPLTVARAVLFQDAAVAPLGGPVVDVVTAAKRDLKAGEVLDGFGGFMSYGIAENADVCQAEKLLPMGLSPGCRMKRDVPMDQVLTYADVELPQGRLCDRLRAEQDAYFASAAVPAAVVA, from the coding sequence ATGATCATCGTGGACAAGGCGCTGCAAAGAAGGGAAGACGAAGGCAATCCCATTCGGATCGGCATGGTCGGGGCGGGCTTCATGGGGCGCGGCATCGCCCTGCAGATCCTGTCGGCCATGGTCGGCATGCGCCTGGTGGCCATTTCCAACCGCAACCCGGCCGAGGCCGAGCGCGCCTACCGCGAGGCGGGGGCGGACGAGGTCCGGCCGGTGGCCACGGTGGCGCAGCTGGAAGACGCCGTTGCCCGCGGGCAATATGCCGTCACCGACGACGCCATGCTGCTGTGCGAGGCGGGCAACATCGATGCCATCATCGAAGTCACCGGCGACGTGGAGTTCGGCGCCCATGTGGTCATGCGCGCCATCGAGCACGGCAAGCACGTGGTGCTCATGAACGCGGAGCTGGACGGCACCATCGGGCCGATCCTCAAGGTCTACGCCGACCGCGCCGGGGTGGTGCTGACCAATGCCGACGGCGACCAGCCGGGCGTCATCATGAATCTGTACCGCTTCGTCAAGTCCATCGGCTGCAACCCGATCATGGCCGGCAACATCAAGGGCCTGCACGATCCGCACCGCAATCCGGAGACCCAGAAGGCATTCGCGGCCAAGTACCATCAGAAGCCGCACATGGTGTCTTCCTTCGCCGACGGCACCAAAGTTTCCTTCGAAATGGCCATCATCGCCAACAACACGGGCTTCCGGGTGGGCAAGCGCGGCATGTACGGCCCCGACTGCGCCCACGTCACCGAGGCGGCCAAGCTCTTTCCCCTGGAGCAGATGCTCAACGGCGGCCTGGTGGACTACATCGTCGGCGCCGAGCCCGGCCCCGGCGTCTTCATCCTCGGCTACCAGGAGCACCCCATCCAGCAGCGCTATCTGAAGCTCTACAAGCTGGGCGATGGGCCCCTGTATACCTTTTACACGCCGTACCATCTTTGCCACTTCGAGGCCCCGCTGACCGTCGCCCGCGCCGTCCTCTTCCAGGACGCGGCCGTGGCCCCGCTCGGCGGGCCGGTGGTGGATGTGGTCACCGCGGCCAAGCGCGATCTCAAGGCCGGCGAGGTGCTGGACGGCTTCGGCGGCTTCATGTCCTACGGCATCGCCGAGAACGCCGACGTCTGCCAGGCCGAGAAACTGTTGCCCATGGGTTTGTCCCCGGGCTGCCGGATGAAGCGCGACGTGCCCATGGATCAGGTGCTGACCTACGCGGACGTGGAACTGCCCCAGGGCCGGCTCTGCGACCGGCTGCGCGCGGAACAGGATGCCTACTTCGCCTCTGCGGCAGTGCCCGCGGCGGTGGTTGCCTAA
- a CDS encoding glycosyltransferase family 2 protein, with protein sequence MATQLPLVSVIIPAYNRSQYLREAIAGAVAQTYRNIEIIVSDDASPDSPEPLVRSFNDPRIRFRRNVRNLGIGGNVTVACREAQGKYLAFLNDDDVWHPDFLEKLVPPLEANPDLVIAFSDHYLMDADGAIDFAATEQNTRRYKRDRLREGVYKPFIRMALLDLTVPAAMATVYRRDAIEWDVPPQASYNYDFYFMYLACRDGRGAYYCPERLTRYRSHGSSATAAVGMHLAGYFVHWYERFLQDERLRPFHPLFRKKLAQRNQTWGYALLSEGRLSEARGRLMAALRGGRLNPGLLTAILLSYTSPALVGGALATYRSIRSAL encoded by the coding sequence TTGGCTACTCAGTTGCCTTTGGTCAGTGTGATCATTCCGGCTTACAACCGGTCGCAGTACCTGCGGGAAGCCATTGCCGGCGCCGTCGCCCAGACGTATCGCAACATCGAGATCATCGTTTCCGACGACGCCAGCCCGGACAGCCCGGAGCCGTTGGTCCGCAGCTTCAACGACCCGCGCATCCGCTTCCGCCGCAACGTGAGAAATCTCGGCATCGGCGGCAATGTCACCGTCGCCTGCCGCGAGGCGCAGGGCAAGTACCTGGCCTTTTTGAACGATGACGACGTGTGGCATCCGGATTTTCTCGAAAAGCTGGTGCCGCCGCTGGAAGCGAATCCTGATTTGGTCATCGCCTTTTCGGATCACTATCTCATGGATGCGGATGGCGCGATCGACTTTGCGGCTACGGAGCAAAATACCCGCCGCTACAAGCGCGACCGCTTGCGGGAAGGGGTCTACAAACCGTTCATTCGCATGGCCCTGCTGGATCTGACCGTGCCGGCGGCCATGGCCACCGTGTACCGCAGGGACGCCATTGAGTGGGACGTGCCGCCGCAGGCGAGCTACAACTACGATTTCTACTTCATGTATCTTGCCTGCCGCGATGGACGAGGGGCCTATTACTGTCCGGAACGGCTGACGCGCTATCGCAGCCATGGCAGTTCAGCAACCGCCGCTGTGGGCATGCATCTGGCAGGCTACTTCGTGCATTGGTACGAGCGTTTTTTGCAGGACGAACGTCTGCGCCCGTTTCACCCGCTCTTCAGAAAGAAGTTGGCGCAGCGGAACCAGACCTGGGGTTATGCCTTGCTGAGCGAGGGCCGGCTCTCGGAAGCGCGCGGCAGGCTGATGGCAGCGCTTCGCGGCGGCAGGCTCAACCCGGGGCTGCTCACCGCGATCCTGCTCAGCTACACCTCGCCGGCACTGGTTGGCGGGGCACTGGCTACTTATCGGTCCATCAGGTCCGCGTTGTGA